In Arthrobacter citreus, a single genomic region encodes these proteins:
- a CDS encoding sugar ABC transporter permease yields MNFFQEAGMLLRKNIREYGMYIALAVIMLVFTLNTDGLFMSSRNLSDLINMTGYVAVLAVGMTLVIVIRHIDLSVGFVAGFLGAVVALFLTHGLPVWISIIAVLVFGAVIGLINGFFVANLGIPSFVVSLAGMLIFKGLLLMSLVKTGTIIVANESFKAIGNGYIPSLGDLNGLHLSTLLIGAISIILFIWSDFKKRSVNIKYGFEVLSMPMQIIKLLFISGIIGYISYILAGYQGISWTAVIMLIVVAVYHFITTRTPLGRHIYAVGGNPEAAQLSGISVKKITYIVFGSMSMLAALSGVLFTARLASASPQAGTMFELDAIAAAYVGGVSAAGGVGKVTGTIIGAFVMASLTSGMNLMGIDISYQYVIRGAVLVLAVVFDVMTRNKGK; encoded by the coding sequence GAATGTATATTGCTCTTGCAGTAATAATGTTAGTATTTACTTTAAATACAGATGGACTATTTATGTCATCTCGTAACTTAAGTGATTTAATTAATATGACAGGTTATGTTGCAGTCCTTGCTGTAGGTATGACACTAGTAATCGTCATCCGTCATATTGACCTTTCAGTTGGATTCGTTGCAGGTTTTCTAGGAGCAGTAGTTGCTCTATTTCTAACACACGGTTTGCCAGTGTGGATCTCAATAATTGCAGTTCTAGTATTTGGTGCTGTTATTGGTTTAATTAATGGATTCTTTGTTGCTAATTTAGGAATTCCATCATTCGTAGTTTCACTAGCGGGAATGTTAATATTCAAGGGACTGCTACTAATGTCTCTTGTTAAAACTGGTACGATCATCGTAGCTAACGAAAGCTTTAAAGCGATTGGAAATGGCTATATTCCTAGTTTAGGAGATTTGAATGGCTTACACTTATCAACACTATTAATTGGTGCGATCTCTATTATTCTTTTCATATGGAGTGACTTTAAAAAGCGAAGTGTAAACATAAAATATGGTTTTGAAGTACTTTCAATGCCAATGCAAATCATCAAATTATTATTTATTTCCGGTATCATTGGTTACATTTCCTATATTCTTGCAGGCTATCAAGGAATTTCTTGGACTGCTGTCATCATGCTTATTGTTGTAGCAGTTTATCATTTTATTACAACAAGAACTCCTTTAGGACGTCACATCTATGCAGTTGGTGGGAACCCTGAAGCTGCACAGCTAAGTGGTATTAGCGTAAAGAAAATCACTTACATCGTATTTGGTTCAATGAGTATGCTTGCGGCATTATCAGGCGTATTATTTACAGCTCGACTTGCATCTGCTTCTCCCCAGGCAGGTACAATGTTTGAGTTAGACGCAATTGCTGCTGCTTATGTAGGTGGTGTTTCTGCTGCAGGTGGTGTTGGTAAAGTAACAGGTACAATCATTGGTGCATTCGTTATGGCTTCATTAACAAGCGGTATGAACTTAATGGGTATCGATATTTCATACCAATACGTCATCCGAGGCGCAGTTCTTGTTCTTGCAGTAGTTTTTGACGTAATGACACGTAATAAAGGGAAATAA
- a CDS encoding DUF5316 domain-containing protein has translation MKYFYFGIILSIIGVLFSLFIFGINNASLITGATGVVFIVLSMLFSGSLVSGDRMRANYSSESKEDRRQRLETTIRLALIGFPSIIVSLLFYWLSN, from the coding sequence ATGAAATATTTCTATTTTGGTATCATACTTTCAATAATTGGAGTTTTGTTCTCTTTATTCATATTTGGAATTAATAACGCATCACTAATTACAGGAGCAACTGGAGTTGTGTTTATTGTGTTATCAATGTTATTTTCTGGTTCACTGGTTAGTGGTGATCGAATGCGAGCAAATTATTCATCTGAATCAAAAGAAGATAGACGTCAACGACTTGAAACAACTATAAGGTTAGCTTTAATAGGATTTCCAAGCATAATAGTTTCATTATTATTTTACTGGCTGTCCAACTAA
- a CDS encoding group-specific protein codes for MKFYIASSLKNIELVRYVSKILIEKGFINTYDWTTNENVATLEELKVIGQEEKEAVIKADFVVVLFPAGKGSHIELGIALGSGKKVYLYSPNKEVDNFETTSTFYHLPEVEKYFGTIEDLVESIESKSKKVFN; via the coding sequence ATGAAGTTTTATATTGCATCAAGTCTTAAAAATATTGAATTGGTTAGGTATGTTAGTAAAATTTTAATAGAAAAAGGATTCATTAATACATATGATTGGACCACAAATGAGAACGTTGCAACACTTGAAGAACTAAAAGTAATAGGTCAAGAAGAGAAGGAAGCTGTAATTAAAGCTGATTTTGTAGTTGTTTTGTTTCCAGCAGGAAAAGGAAGCCATATTGAATTAGGTATCGCTCTTGGAAGTGGCAAAAAAGTCTATTTATATTCACCAAACAAAGAAGTAGATAACTTTGAAACTACGAGTACATTTTACCATTTGCCCGAAGTCGAAAAATACTTCGGTACAATAGAGGATTTAGTGGAAAGTATAGAGTCTAAATCAAAAAAAGTATTCAACTAA